Proteins from one Malania oleifera isolate guangnan ecotype guangnan chromosome 4, ASM2987363v1, whole genome shotgun sequence genomic window:
- the LOC131152914 gene encoding histone H2AX-like codes for MSSGGSTKGGRGKPKATKSVSRSHKAGLQFPVGRIARFLKAGKYAERVGAGAPVYLSAVLEYLAAEVLELAGNAARDNKKNRIVPRHIQLAVRNDEELSKLLGSVTIANGGVLPNIHQTLLPKKAGKDKGEIGSASQEF; via the exons ATGAGTTCTGGGGGTTCTACCAAGGGTGGGCGGGGCAAGCCCAAGGCGACGAAGTCGGTGTCGCGATCTCACAAGGCGGGTCTGCAGTTCCCTGTGGGGAGGATCGCTAGGTTCCTCAAGGCTGGCAAGTACGCCGAGCGAGTTGGTGCTGGAGCGCCTGTCTATCTCTCGGCTGTTCTCGAGTATCTCGCTGCTGAG gttttggagTTGGCTGGGAATGCGGCAAGGGACAACAAGAAGAATAGAATAGTTCCAAGGCACATACAGCTTGCAGTCAGGAATGATGAGGAGCTGAGCAAGCTTTTGGGATCTGTAACCATAGCAAACGGAGGTGTTTTGCCAAACATTCATCAAACTCTTTTGCCCAAAAAGGCTGGCAAGGACAAGGGCGAGATTGGATCTGCTTCCCAGGAGTTCTAG